Proteins encoded together in one Acanthopagrus latus isolate v.2019 chromosome 19, fAcaLat1.1, whole genome shotgun sequence window:
- the pex2 gene encoding peroxisome biogenesis factor 2: MDLENKHDEKRTAGGPESDADPQTPVLRISQLDALELDSALEQLLWTQFSQCFQNYRPGLLTPLEPELRALLQLLLWRFTLYSSNATVGQSLLSLRYHNTLSSSPRFRPLSRRQKLSLLLLTAGPRWLQERSHSLLLGLSTGGPMSEGGLLQQGLRKCLNLVSSIAQLTSLINFLVFLRKGHHPVLAERIIGARAVFSKPNVVRDVTYQYMNRELLWHGFAEFLIFLLPLINTRKLKARVSSIVFGRDKTAGAPEGQGVFKECGLCGEWPTMPHTAGCQHVFCYYCIKSHSIADAYLTCPKCGVEAEEPKLVKMEVEMIGR, translated from the coding sequence ATTTGGAGAACAAGCACGATGAAAAAAGGACAGCCGGAGGTCCAGAAAGTGATGCTGACCCGCAGACGCCTGTATTGCGCATCAGCCAGCTGGATGCCCTCGAGCTGGATTCGGCACTTGAGCAGCTGCTTTGGACCCAGTTCTCCCAGTGCTTCCAGAACTACCGCCCGGGCCTGCTCACCCCTCTGGAGCCTGAATTGAGGGCactgctccagctgctcctaTGGAGGTTCACACTGTACTCTAGCAATGCCACAGTGGGCCAGTCCTTGCTGAGCCTGCGCTACCACAACACCCTCTCCTCGTCTCCACGTTTCAGACCTCTCTCACGCAGGCAGAAGTTGAGTCTGTTGCTGCTCACCGCAGGTCCACGCTGGCTTCAGGAACGCTCCCACAGCCTGCTGCTCGGTTTGAGCACAGGAGGGCCCATGTCTGAAGGTGGTTTACTCCAACAGGGTCTCCGCAAATGCCTAAACCTTGTTTCTAGTATTGCCCAGCTCACTAGTCTCATCAACTTCCTTGTGTTCCTAAGAAAAGGTCACCATCCCGTCCTGGCTGAAAGGATCATTGGAGCCCGGGCAGTTTTCAGCAAGCCCAACGTGGTCCGGGACGTAACCTACCAGTACATGAACCGCGAGTTGCTTTGGCACGGCTTTGCCGAGTTCCTCATCTTCCTGTTACCACTGATCAATACACGGAAACTGAAGGCAAGAGTATCTTCGATTGTTTTTGGCCGAGATAAAACCGCCGGAGCACCGGAAGGACAAGGGGTGTTCAAAGAGTGCGGACTGTGCGGAGAGTGGCCGACCATGCCTCATACGGCGGGCTGCCAGCATGTTTTCTGCTACTACTGCATCAAAAGCCACAGCATTGCAGACGCTTACCTCACCTGTCCCAAATGTGGTGTGGAGGCGGAAGAGCCCAAGCTGGTCAAGATGGAGGTAGAGATGATTggcaggtga